One Ammospiza caudacuta isolate bAmmCau1 chromosome 11, bAmmCau1.pri, whole genome shotgun sequence genomic window carries:
- the B3GNT5 gene encoding lactosylceramide 1,3-N-acetyl-beta-D-glucosaminyltransferase, translating to MFVSPRRVRKCHFLQLCATCFILCLMIFWIPFDNQIVSHMKSYSYRYLINSYHFVNDSLSISRDNLNRVSSYQYLINHREKCQQQDVLLLLFVKSSPENRYRRDAIRQTWGDEKYVRSQLNANIKTLFALGRPTHHEQKTQQQRELELEDQKYQDLIQQDFLDTFHNLTLKLLLQFSWVKAYCPHARFIMSADDDIFIHMPNLIAYLQSLMQMGAQDLWIGRVHRGSPPIRDRRSKYYVPYEMYQWPSYPDYTAGAAYVISNDVAARVYEASLTLNTSLYIDDVFMGLCANKVGIVPQYHVFFSGEGKAPYHPCIYNKMMTSHGHVDDLRQLWKQATDPKVKEITSGIWGRMYCRLVNIVLLCKLYYVDTYPCSAAFS from the coding sequence ATGTTTGTTAGTCCCAGGAGAGtcagaaaatgccattttttgcAGCTATGTGCCACTTGCTTCATACTGTGTCTCATGATTTTTTGGATACCATTTGATAATCAAATTGTGAGCCATATGAAGTCCTATTCCTACAGATACCTCATAAATAGTTACCATTTTGTGAATGACAGCCTGTCTATCAGCAGGGATAATCTGAACAGGGTATCAAGCTACCAATACTTGATCAACCACAGAGAGAAATGTCAGCAGCAGGATGTTCTTCTCCTACTGTTTGTGAAGTCTTCTCCTGAAAACCGTTATCGAAGGGATGCAATCAGACAAACATGGGGTGATGAGAAGTATGTTCGTTCTCAACTTAATGCCAACATTAAAACcctttttgctttaggacgccCAACACACCATgagcagaaaacacagcagcaaagagAACTTGAGCTCGAAGACCAGAAATACCAGGATTTGATTCAGCAAGACTTCTTGGATACTTTTCACAATCTCACTCTTAAATTGCTTTTGCAGTTTAGCTGGGTGAAGGCCTACTGTCCTCATGCCAGGTTCATTATGTCTGCAGATGATGACATATTTATCCATATGCCAAATCTCATTGCTTATCTCCAAAGCCTCATGCAAATGGGTGCTCAAGATCTCTGGATTGGTCGTGTCCATCGTGGATCCCCTCCCATAAGAGACAGGAGGAGCAAATACTATGTTCCATATGAAATGTACCAGTGGCCCTCTTACCCTGACtacacagcaggagctgcataTGTAATATCAAATGATGTAGCAGCTAGAGTCTATGAGGCTTCATTGACTCTGAATACAAGTCTTTATATAGATGATGTTTTCATGGGTCTCTGTGCCAATAAAGTGGGAATTGTACCACAATatcatgtatttttttctggggaaggaaaagctcCATATCATCCCTGCATTTATAACAAGATGATGACATCTCATGGACACGTAGATGATCTTCGCCAGCTCTGGAAGCAGGCTACAGATCCCAAAGTTAAAGAGATTacttcagggatttggggtagAATGTACTGCAGACTGGTCAATATTGTGCTTCTCTGTAAACTGTACTATGTGGACACGTATCCTTGTTCAGCTGCGTTTTCTTAA